In Lacibacter sp. H375, one DNA window encodes the following:
- the lnt gene encoding apolipoprotein N-acyltransferase, which yields MKKFQPILLSLLSGLLFFIAWPMINISVAVFIAFIPLFIIEQKNYSGIKFFGLMYLALFTWNISTTWWIWNADMLGAWLAIIVNSLLMCIPLMGFRFMNKRFGSLIGYSSFIIFWMSFEYIHLQDWGLSWPWLTLGNVFAGRTNWIQWYEYTGTSGGTLWVLLVNVLLFQLIRVRSGKDNIRGTMYDVRMSSLLLISALLALPIIVSLLINNNRSTSYPKSDIKNPTSSNIVIVQPNIDPYKKLTTEIFDVQLQQLIRLSEQQIDSNTTLLVWPETALYAPNGFDETSLQQNFFLNPLFAFLKRHPKLNLFTGIESYRVFSERISNDARPIDGTSNFYEVYNGSVLFDSTGPKQFYHKSMLVPGVETLPGFLKFLAPVFEKFGGTAGGYAKQDERTPINTTNGYVIAPAICYESIYGEYMSKYVRGGANIIAVITNDGWWGNTPGYKHHMLYGKLRAIETRKWVLRSANTGISCFIDPMGEVFQPQPWWVAASTKMHIPVNDQQTFFVCYGDLLSKLALILTGILILFAIYQTIAAKQRK from the coding sequence TTGAAAAAGTTCCAACCCATTCTGCTTTCGCTACTCTCGGGCTTGTTGTTCTTTATAGCATGGCCCATGATCAATATCTCTGTTGCAGTGTTCATTGCATTCATTCCATTATTCATCATTGAACAAAAGAACTATTCAGGTATTAAGTTTTTCGGGTTGATGTATCTAGCACTCTTCACCTGGAACATCAGCACCACCTGGTGGATCTGGAATGCAGACATGTTAGGTGCTTGGCTGGCCATTATCGTCAACAGTTTATTGATGTGCATTCCATTGATGGGTTTCCGCTTCATGAACAAACGTTTTGGTTCACTCATCGGTTATTCATCATTCATCATTTTCTGGATGAGTTTTGAATACATCCACTTACAAGATTGGGGACTAAGCTGGCCCTGGCTCACATTAGGCAATGTATTTGCGGGTCGAACAAATTGGATTCAATGGTATGAATACACAGGAACAAGTGGCGGAACATTGTGGGTGTTGTTAGTGAATGTGTTGCTGTTCCAGCTAATTCGTGTTAGAAGTGGGAAAGATAATATACGAGGTACGATGTACGATGTACGAATGTCATCACTCCTGCTTATTTCAGCACTGCTTGCACTACCGATCATTGTATCACTACTCATCAATAATAATCGAAGCACATCATATCCAAAATCAGACATCAAAAATCCGACATCTTCCAACATCGTCATCGTTCAACCCAACATCGATCCTTACAAGAAATTAACAACTGAAATTTTTGATGTACAGTTACAACAACTCATCCGATTAAGTGAACAACAGATCGATAGCAACACAACTTTATTAGTTTGGCCCGAGACAGCGTTGTATGCACCAAATGGTTTTGATGAAACATCTCTGCAACAGAATTTCTTTTTGAATCCATTGTTTGCATTTTTAAAACGTCATCCAAAGCTTAATTTATTTACAGGCATTGAAAGTTATCGTGTATTCAGCGAACGTATTTCAAATGATGCACGACCAATTGACGGCACTTCCAATTTTTACGAAGTGTATAATGGCAGTGTATTGTTCGACAGTACCGGCCCAAAACAATTCTATCATAAATCAATGTTGGTGCCCGGCGTAGAAACATTACCCGGCTTCTTAAAATTTCTTGCACCTGTGTTTGAAAAATTCGGGGGAACTGCAGGTGGTTATGCTAAACAGGATGAACGTACACCCATCAACACAACAAATGGGTATGTAATTGCACCTGCAATCTGTTATGAAAGTATTTATGGCGAGTACATGAGCAAGTATGTTCGGGGTGGCGCCAATATTATTGCTGTGATCACCAACGATGGATGGTGGGGCAACACACCCGGCTACAAACATCACATGTTGTATGGAAAACTGCGTGCAATCGAAACAAGAAAATGGGTGTTGCGTAGTGCCAACACCGGCATCAGTTGTTTTATTGATCCGATGGGCGAAGTATTTCAACCGCAACCCTGGTGGGTAGCTGCTTCCACCAAGATGCATATACCTGTTAATGACCAACAAACATTCTTCGTATGTTATGGCGATCTGCTCAGTAAACTTGCATTGATATTGACTGGCATCCTCATCCTGTTTGCTATCTACCAAACTATTGCTGCTAAACAGCGGAAATAG
- the guaB gene encoding IMP dehydrogenase produces MATRNNSPLSKAVLNKFFGEGYTFDDVLLMPAYSQVLPRETNISTNLTKSLRLNIPMLSAAMDTVTEAGLAIALAREGGIGILHKNMSIEEQAAQVRKVKRSESGLIIDPITLHVDATLADALQLMKENKIGGIPIVDMKNKLVGILTNRDLRFETNTKKKVSEVMTSTNLITAPEGTDLKKAQTILSHHKIEKLPVVKKDGTLAGLITYRDMLQVQSHPNAVKDSYGRLLVGAALGITGDMLDRAAALQHVGVDIVTLDSAHGHSKGVIDSLKKLKKNFKKLQVIAGNAGTGAGAKALADAGADAVKIGIGPGSICTTRIVAGTGVPQLTAIMEAAFALKTKGVPVIADGGIRYTGDLVKALAAGASTVMMGSVFAGTEESPGETIIYEGRKFKQYRGMGSIGAMQQGSGDRYFQDVEDGIKKLVPEGIEGRVPFKGNVSEIVHQFTGGLRAGMGYCGAQTIKDLQGAQFIKISNAGMKESHAHDVIITKESPNYSR; encoded by the coding sequence ATGGCAACAAGAAATAATTCCCCACTCAGCAAAGCGGTTCTCAACAAATTTTTCGGCGAAGGTTACACATTTGATGATGTCTTACTCATGCCGGCCTATTCACAGGTTCTCCCGAGAGAAACCAATATCAGCACAAATCTCACAAAATCACTTCGGCTTAACATTCCCATGCTCTCTGCAGCAATGGATACCGTTACCGAAGCAGGTTTGGCCATTGCCCTGGCACGTGAAGGCGGTATCGGCATCCTGCATAAGAATATGAGTATTGAAGAACAGGCGGCGCAGGTGCGCAAAGTAAAACGTAGTGAAAGCGGCCTCATCATCGATCCAATTACATTACATGTTGATGCTACTTTGGCTGATGCCTTGCAACTGATGAAAGAAAACAAGATCGGTGGCATTCCTATTGTTGACATGAAAAATAAACTGGTGGGCATCCTCACCAACCGTGATCTCAGGTTTGAAACAAATACTAAGAAGAAAGTAAGTGAAGTAATGACCTCAACAAATCTCATTACAGCACCTGAAGGAACTGATCTCAAAAAAGCACAAACCATTCTCAGTCATCATAAAATTGAAAAGCTCCCGGTTGTAAAAAAAGACGGTACGCTTGCAGGGCTTATTACTTACCGTGATATGCTGCAGGTGCAAAGTCACCCCAATGCAGTAAAAGATTCATACGGACGTTTATTGGTTGGTGCTGCCCTTGGTATTACAGGCGATATGCTTGATCGTGCAGCCGCATTACAACATGTAGGTGTTGATATAGTAACGCTCGACAGTGCACATGGACATAGTAAAGGTGTTATTGATTCATTGAAGAAACTGAAAAAGAATTTCAAGAAACTACAAGTCATTGCAGGTAATGCAGGAACAGGCGCTGGAGCAAAAGCATTAGCTGATGCTGGTGCAGATGCAGTGAAAATTGGTATTGGCCCAGGTTCTATTTGTACAACACGTATTGTTGCCGGTACAGGTGTTCCTCAATTGACAGCTATTATGGAAGCTGCCTTTGCTTTAAAAACAAAAGGTGTTCCTGTAATTGCAGATGGTGGTATCCGTTACACAGGTGATCTTGTAAAAGCATTAGCCGCAGGTGCATCAACCGTCATGATGGGAAGTGTGTTTGCAGGAACAGAAGAAAGTCCGGGTGAAACAATTATTTACGAAGGAAGAAAGTTCAAACAATACCGTGGTATGGGATCCATTGGTGCCATGCAGCAAGGAAGTGGCGATCGTTATTTCCAGGATGTGGAAGATGGCATCAAGAAATTAGTCCCTGAAGGAATTGAAGGCCGTGTACCATTCAAAGGAAATGTGAGTGAGATCGTTCACCAGTTCACAGGTGGTCTTCGTGCAGGGATGGGTTACTGCGGTGCACAAACCATCAAAGATCTGCAAGGCGCACAATTCATCAAGATCAGCAATGCAGGGATGAAAGAAAGCCATGCACATGATGTGATCATTACAAAAGAAAGCCCGAACTATTCAAGATAA
- the dprA gene encoding DNA-processing protein DprA, translating to MNTDLIYQLALTRVPHIGNVQAKLLAEEFGSAEAIFKAKKSTLEKIEGIGEVRANSIKKFDGFSEQEEEISFIEKYKIKPLFLTADDYPKRLLHCYDPPTLLFYRGTANLNTSKIISIIGTRSNSDYGKMMTEKILASLAPHQPLVVSGLAYGIDAIAHKYSVKQQLPTVAVLAHGLDTIYPPQHTALAKEMIAEGGGILTEFRKDTKPDRHNFPERNRIVAGMCDATIVIETGIKGGSMITANLAYSYNRDVFAIPGKTTDSKSEGCNYLIQSNKAVLIRNGEDIVEQMNWEEKQKKKTIQKQLFVDLTADEKMIAQLLQTQEQMHIDEINLQSNINSSAVSAALLMMEMNGLVKSLPGKIYKLS from the coding sequence ATGAACACCGACCTGATCTACCAACTTGCATTAACCCGGGTGCCGCATATCGGCAATGTACAAGCGAAATTACTTGCCGAAGAATTCGGCAGTGCAGAAGCTATCTTTAAAGCAAAGAAATCAACGCTGGAAAAAATTGAAGGCATTGGTGAAGTGCGTGCCAACAGCATCAAGAAATTTGATGGCTTTTCAGAACAGGAAGAAGAGATCAGCTTTATTGAAAAATACAAGATCAAACCACTGTTCTTAACGGCTGATGATTATCCAAAACGGTTACTTCATTGTTACGATCCTCCTACTCTTTTATTTTACCGAGGCACAGCTAATCTCAATACATCAAAAATTATTTCCATCATCGGCACACGTAGTAATTCTGATTATGGAAAGATGATGACGGAAAAGATTCTTGCATCACTTGCGCCACATCAACCACTGGTTGTAAGCGGACTTGCTTATGGCATCGATGCCATTGCACACAAATACAGTGTGAAACAACAACTACCCACCGTTGCAGTATTAGCACATGGCTTAGATACAATTTATCCGCCCCAACACACGGCACTAGCCAAAGAAATGATTGCTGAAGGCGGTGGCATTCTGACTGAATTCAGAAAAGATACCAAACCTGATCGTCACAACTTTCCTGAACGAAACAGGATAGTAGCAGGCATGTGCGATGCAACCATAGTCATTGAAACCGGAATAAAAGGCGGCAGCATGATCACTGCAAATCTTGCTTACAGTTACAACCGTGACGTATTTGCAATCCCCGGCAAAACAACCGATAGCAAAAGTGAAGGCTGCAATTATTTAATTCAAAGTAATAAAGCGGTATTGATCAGAAACGGAGAAGATATTGTTGAGCAAATGAATTGGGAAGAAAAACAAAAGAAAAAAACAATTCAAAAACAGTTGTTTGTTGATTTAACGGCAGACGAAAAGATGATTGCCCAACTATTACAAACACAGGAACAAATGCATATTGATGAAATCAACCTGCAAAGCAACATCAACAGCAGCGCTGTTTCAGCGGCTTTACTAATGATGGAAATGAACGGACTGGTAAAAAGCCTGCCCGGAAAAATCTATAAATTAAGCTGA
- a CDS encoding OmpA family protein, whose translation MKTRLTAICLLLSLFSTAQWYNPQKVEVKLGYKYAEALNEARYRNYPKAIELLDECIKTDARFVDAYLSKAGVYSEQKKYKQSVETYRIGKNLDSVYFSNFLLPYSIALAGNGEFEEALSSIDRFLQKPNLNERVAKSALYRKGCYEFAVGYKKQFPVGSYVFKPQNMGDSINSNLSEYLPSLTLDANTIIFTRRVKTGGSHLNEDFYVSERKNGIWGNATALPGELNTESNEGAQNISIDGKLLFFAANYGNEGEGNFDLYMSNLNKTGWGPKINLGRAINTEYWETQPSLSPDKRTLYFTASDPSGLGGSDIYVSTLQPNGQWGSARNLGAGINTSADEGCPFIHPDNQTLYFKSKGHPGYGEADLFMSRKQADGSWGKPVNLGYPVNTIDEEGSLVITSDGKTAYYASDGADSRGGLDIYSFEMPDHVRPFKTLWVKGNVFDAKTKQGLPSAVELINFSTAQTISKVQTDETGNYLITLPVGNDYAFNVNRKGYLFYSENFFLKASSTDTTYTIDIPLTPIEVNASIVLKNIFFDVNKAEVKPESMIELDKVVQLLKENPTLKIEIEGHTDNVGKPADNLTLSNNRAKAVINYFLYKGVTADRLTSKGFGETKPLAENTTETGRAKNRRTELKVIAK comes from the coding sequence ATGAAAACTCGCCTTACAGCCATATGTTTACTCCTCAGTCTTTTTTCAACCGCTCAATGGTATAATCCACAAAAAGTAGAAGTAAAACTTGGATACAAATATGCAGAAGCTTTAAACGAAGCCAGGTACAGAAATTATCCAAAAGCAATCGAACTTCTTGATGAATGCATTAAAACTGATGCAAGGTTTGTAGATGCGTATTTAAGTAAAGCAGGTGTCTATTCTGAACAGAAGAAATACAAACAATCTGTTGAAACATACAGAATAGGAAAAAATCTTGATTCCGTTTATTTCAGCAATTTTTTATTGCCTTACTCGATTGCATTAGCAGGCAATGGTGAATTTGAAGAAGCACTTTCATCTATTGATCGTTTTTTACAGAAACCAAATCTGAATGAACGAGTTGCTAAATCGGCTTTGTATCGTAAGGGTTGTTATGAGTTTGCAGTAGGTTATAAAAAACAATTCCCTGTTGGCAGTTATGTGTTCAAACCGCAAAACATGGGCGATAGCATCAATTCCAATCTATCAGAATATTTGCCATCATTAACACTTGATGCAAACACCATCATCTTCACCCGCAGAGTAAAAACAGGTGGTTCGCATTTGAACGAAGATTTTTATGTGAGTGAACGTAAGAATGGCATTTGGGGTAACGCCACTGCATTGCCTGGCGAATTAAATACTGAATCGAACGAAGGTGCACAAAATATTTCCATTGATGGCAAGTTGTTATTCTTTGCGGCCAACTACGGCAATGAAGGCGAAGGAAACTTTGATCTCTACATGTCGAACCTTAACAAAACTGGTTGGGGACCAAAAATAAATCTTGGTCGTGCAATCAATACTGAATATTGGGAAACACAACCATCACTCTCTCCAGATAAACGCACATTGTATTTTACGGCGAGTGATCCTTCAGGTTTAGGTGGCAGTGATATTTATGTAAGTACATTGCAACCAAATGGTCAATGGGGATCGGCACGTAATCTTGGTGCAGGTATTAATACAAGTGCAGATGAGGGTTGTCCGTTTATTCATCCCGATAACCAAACACTTTACTTTAAATCAAAAGGACATCCAGGGTATGGCGAAGCTGATCTGTTTATGAGCCGCAAACAAGCTGATGGCAGTTGGGGCAAGCCGGTCAATCTGGGTTATCCTGTCAATACAATTGATGAAGAAGGATCATTGGTGATTACCAGCGATGGCAAAACAGCTTACTATGCAAGTGATGGTGCCGACAGCAGAGGTGGTTTGGATATTTACAGTTTTGAAATGCCTGATCATGTGCGTCCCTTCAAAACATTATGGGTAAAAGGAAATGTGTTTGATGCAAAAACAAAACAAGGGTTGCCATCAGCAGTAGAGCTGATCAATTTTTCTACTGCACAAACCATCAGTAAAGTGCAAACGGATGAAACCGGAAATTATCTGATTACATTACCTGTTGGTAACGATTATGCTTTTAATGTAAACCGCAAAGGTTATTTATTCTACTCTGAAAACTTTTTCCTGAAAGCATCGAGCACCGATACAACTTACACCATCGACATTCCGCTTACACCAATTGAAGTAAATGCAAGTATAGTGTTGAAAAATATTTTCTTTGATGTGAATAAAGCAGAAGTAAAACCGGAATCAATGATCGAGCTGGATAAAGTGGTGCAGTTGCTGAAAGAAAATCCAACCTTGAAAATTGAGATCGAGGGCCACACCGATAACGTGGGCAAACCAGCTGACAACTTAACACTCTCTAACAACCGTGCAAAAGCGGTGATCAATTATTTCCTTTATAAAGGCGTTACTGCCGACAGGCTTACAAGCAAGGGATTTGGTGAAACAAAACCGTTGGCAGAGAATACCACTGAAACCGGCCGTGCAAAAAACAGGAGAACAGAATTGAAGGTCATCGCAAAATAA
- a CDS encoding 7-carboxy-7-deazaguanine synthase QueE: MSETLIETTQQVLPVMESFYTLQGEGYHQGRAAYFIRLGGCDVGCVWCDVKESWDASKHPKFGVSEIVDKLNEEAKFQNPNSKTQIPTLPIVVVTGGEPLMHDLTELTKAIHTAGFETNIETSGSSPLSGEWDWICLSPKKFKAPLPEVVPHANELKVVIFNKSDFAWAEEYAALVSPTCKLYLQPEWDKAAQMTPLIIDYIKSNPQWELSLQLHKYINVP; the protein is encoded by the coding sequence ATGAGTGAAACATTAATTGAAACAACACAACAGGTATTGCCTGTAATGGAATCGTTCTACACCTTACAAGGTGAGGGATACCATCAGGGCCGTGCTGCCTATTTCATTCGCCTTGGCGGATGTGATGTGGGTTGTGTTTGGTGTGATGTGAAAGAAAGTTGGGATGCAAGCAAGCATCCGAAGTTTGGTGTTAGTGAAATTGTAGATAAGCTGAATGAAGAAGCCAAATTCCAAAACCCAAATTCCAAAACCCAAATTCCAACCTTACCTATTGTTGTTGTTACAGGAGGAGAACCATTGATGCATGATCTTACTGAGCTCACAAAAGCAATTCATACAGCAGGATTTGAAACTAATATTGAAACATCGGGCTCATCTCCGTTGAGTGGTGAATGGGATTGGATCTGTTTATCGCCTAAAAAATTCAAAGCACCGTTACCTGAAGTAGTGCCGCATGCAAATGAATTAAAAGTGGTGATCTTCAATAAAAGCGATTTTGCATGGGCCGAAGAATATGCAGCACTGGTTTCACCAACATGCAAGCTTTACCTGCAACCTGAATGGGATAAAGCCGCTCAAATGACTCCGCTTATTATCGACTATATCAAATCTAATCCGCAGTGGGAACTGAGTCTTCAGCTGCATAAATACATCAACGTACCCTGA
- a CDS encoding bifunctional 5,10-methylenetetrahydrofolate dehydrogenase/5,10-methenyltetrahydrofolate cyclohydrolase gives MQLLDGKLAAQAIKEDLKKKTSTLQEQGKRSPHLAAILVGTDGASETYVASKVKTCAEIGFESTLKRFPSTISEEELLREIEELNNNADVDGILVQLPVPKHISDDKVINAIDPSKDVDGFHPVSVGNMVSGTPTFIPATPYGILLLLEHFKIETKGKHAVVIGRSHIVGTPMSILLSRKAYPGNCTVTICHSATTNLKEICLQGDIIVAALGQAEFLTADMVKEGAVIVDVGITRVTDASKKSGFALKGDVKFDEVAPKSSAITPVPGGVGPMTIAGLLMNTYNAYMKKQ, from the coding sequence ATGCAACTACTCGACGGTAAACTGGCGGCCCAAGCCATTAAGGAAGATCTCAAGAAAAAAACTTCAACATTACAGGAACAGGGGAAACGTTCGCCCCATTTGGCAGCGATATTGGTTGGTACCGATGGTGCCAGTGAAACATATGTGGCATCCAAAGTGAAAACCTGCGCCGAGATTGGGTTTGAATCAACCTTAAAACGTTTCCCGTCTACCATCAGCGAAGAAGAACTGTTGCGTGAAATTGAAGAGTTAAATAACAATGCAGATGTGGATGGCATTCTTGTGCAATTACCAGTGCCAAAACATATCAGTGATGATAAAGTGATCAATGCGATTGATCCGTCGAAAGATGTGGATGGATTTCACCCGGTGAGTGTAGGTAATATGGTGAGTGGAACACCAACTTTTATTCCAGCTACTCCTTATGGCATTCTTTTGTTGTTAGAACATTTCAAAATAGAAACAAAAGGAAAACATGCAGTGGTGATCGGCCGCAGTCATATTGTGGGCACACCCATGAGTATTTTATTAAGTCGTAAAGCATATCCCGGTAATTGTACCGTTACTATTTGTCATTCCGCTACTACCAATCTCAAAGAGATCTGTTTGCAAGGCGACATTATTGTAGCTGCATTGGGTCAGGCAGAATTTTTAACTGCCGATATGGTGAAAGAAGGTGCTGTGATTGTTGACGTGGGTATTACACGTGTGACAGATGCAAGCAAGAAAAGTGGTTTTGCATTAAAAGGCGATGTAAAGTTTGATGAAGTTGCTCCGAAAAGTAGTGCTATCACACCCGTACCTGGTGGCGTAGGCCCTATGACCATTGCAGGTTTGTTGATGAATACCTACAATGCTTACATGAAGAAGCAGTAA
- a CDS encoding ComEA family DNA-binding protein: MKKEIIILVFCFCYATGIAQETQTTEQQIENITEVNESETEDDSYLQSLRHYQRNKLNLNSASETELKEFTFLSPLQIANFLNYRRLFGKFISIYELQSIPTWDNELIQKILPFVMVGPAISLREDVGRRLLDGEHTILSRITYVLEESEGFRRRKDTAATSYYPGSRERFLLRYKYVYRNLLQYGITAEKDPGEQWFKGAQRNGFDYYSAHLFVRNVGIIKNLAIGDYTVNMGQGLIQWQSLAFKKSVDVVNTKRQASILRPFNSTNEYFFNRGAAITLEKNRFQVTGFASVRKVSGNLTVDTLNAEDYFSSLVTSGLHRTPNEQADKNAVQMNSFGGNISYNTGNLHLGANAVHFQFDKELKKDNQPYNNYAFNGKQLTNMSVDWSYTWRNMHWYGEVANHNNNNYGMMSGLLVSADPKVDLSFVYRNIQKSYQSIFGNAFTEGTYPTNEKGLFAGASIKPNAKWRLDAYMDFYRFPYLRFRIDAPSNGQDYLAQLTYRPNKQIEIYTRFRQESKALNYTNDGELVTALVEPVTRKNWRTQIQYKVNQSITLRQRLDAMWYDVGGPLESRGFLAFFDVFYNPQLKPISANLRLQYFETDDYNSRIYAYENDVLYGFSIPPFSDKGYRYYLNLNYDVSKKLVLWVRWAQVIYRNKTVIGSGLDEIAGNQRSEVKVQMIWRL; encoded by the coding sequence GTGAAAAAAGAAATCATCATACTCGTTTTTTGTTTTTGTTATGCAACCGGTATAGCACAGGAAACACAAACCACTGAACAGCAGATCGAGAATATTACCGAAGTAAATGAATCTGAAACGGAAGATGATTCTTACTTGCAATCGCTCAGGCATTATCAACGCAATAAACTTAATCTCAATAGTGCTTCCGAAACTGAATTAAAGGAATTTACTTTTTTATCGCCTTTACAAATAGCAAATTTTCTTAACTACCGACGCCTATTTGGAAAGTTCATCAGCATTTATGAATTGCAGTCAATACCAACATGGGACAATGAACTAATTCAAAAAATATTGCCGTTTGTAATGGTTGGTCCTGCAATATCGTTGAGAGAAGATGTTGGCCGAAGGTTGCTTGATGGTGAGCATACAATTCTTTCACGCATCACTTATGTACTGGAAGAATCAGAAGGATTCAGAAGAAGAAAAGATACAGCAGCAACAAGTTATTATCCCGGAAGCAGAGAACGTTTCTTGTTGCGTTACAAATATGTGTACAGGAATCTATTGCAGTATGGTATCACCGCTGAAAAAGATCCGGGTGAGCAATGGTTTAAAGGTGCACAGCGTAATGGGTTTGACTATTATTCGGCTCATTTGTTTGTTAGAAATGTGGGGATCATTAAAAATCTTGCTATTGGTGATTACACGGTGAATATGGGGCAGGGGTTGATTCAATGGCAATCGTTAGCGTTTAAGAAAAGTGTTGATGTGGTGAATACAAAACGACAGGCATCTATTCTTCGCCCGTTCAATTCAACTAATGAATATTTCTTTAATCGTGGTGCAGCAATCACGTTGGAAAAGAACCGTTTTCAGGTAACAGGCTTCGCATCTGTTCGAAAGGTGAGTGGCAATCTTACTGTTGATACATTGAATGCAGAAGATTATTTTTCTTCACTCGTTACATCAGGCCTGCATCGCACACCTAATGAACAAGCTGATAAGAATGCTGTGCAAATGAATTCTTTTGGCGGAAATATCAGCTACAATACCGGCAATCTTCATTTAGGTGCAAACGCTGTGCATTTTCAGTTTGACAAAGAATTGAAAAAAGATAACCAGCCTTATAACAATTATGCATTTAACGGTAAGCAACTCACCAACATGAGTGTTGACTGGAGTTACACTTGGCGAAACATGCATTGGTATGGCGAAGTAGCAAATCATAACAATAATAATTATGGGATGATGAGTGGTTTGCTTGTTAGTGCTGATCCAAAAGTTGATCTGTCGTTTGTTTACAGGAATATTCAGAAAAGTTATCAATCAATATTTGGTAATGCATTTACTGAAGGCACGTATCCCACTAATGAAAAAGGATTGTTTGCAGGAGCTTCCATCAAACCAAATGCAAAATGGAGACTTGACGCCTACATGGATTTCTATCGGTTCCCTTATTTGCGTTTCCGTATTGATGCTCCATCAAATGGACAGGATTACCTTGCACAGTTAACATATCGCCCAAACAAGCAAATTGAAATTTACACACGTTTCCGACAGGAAAGCAAGGCACTTAATTATACCAATGATGGTGAGTTGGTAACGGCATTGGTCGAACCTGTAACCCGAAAAAACTGGAGAACACAAATTCAATACAAGGTGAATCAGTCTATAACACTTCGGCAGCGGTTGGATGCGATGTGGTACGATGTGGGCGGCCCATTAGAAAGCCGAGGCTTTCTTGCTTTTTTTGATGTGTTTTATAATCCTCAACTAAAGCCTATTTCGGCCAACCTGCGCTTGCAATATTTTGAAACAGACGATTATAACAGCCGTATTTACGCATATGAAAATGATGTACTTTATGGGTTTTCTATTCCTCCCTTTTCCGATAAGGGCTACCGCTACTACTTGAATTTGAACTACGATGTATCTAAAAAGCTGGTACTTTGGGTACGGTGGGCACAGGTTATCTATAGAAACAAAACTGTAATTGGCTCCGGGCTTGATGAAATTGCAGGTAATCAACGCAGCGAGGTAAAGGTGCAGATGATATGGCGTTTGTAA